One window from the genome of Buchnera aphidicola str. Ua (Uroleucon ambrosiae) encodes:
- the fliF gene encoding flagellar basal-body MS-ring/collar protein FliF, which translates to MNFSTIEDSFLKKKNKFSNFASRFLKNSRILIILLTATVITAVSVSIWIKSPDYEVLYNNLSNEDSGAIINELNKIQMPYQFTDIAGQISVPKNKIYEARLHLAENNLPKNRGVGFELLDQSKFGISQFHEKINYQRALEGELARTIQRIQVIKNARIHITFPESSLFLQNKKSSSASVIVELQIGYKLNAGQINAILHLISNSVSNLPIKNITIVDQLGTLLNQSSFEYDQENNIKLKYTKDIENRYINRIKNILEPLVGKGNVYAEVTAQIDFNAQEKTQEQYSPNTNHKNQAIRSHQTSVHDQTKKVDVPNAFSNSNNNLGFNQETHNKKELNSKSNNVKNEHTPVDKTVTRDNTINYELNHSILHTKMNIGEIKRLSAAVIVNFIKDENGKTIPFTPEKIKNFEKLTREVIGYSALRGDSIQIVNASFFKHKNKFPVQVNHVQKVESTDHFFVFAPWIFSFLFLIFLLKKYIFPDSKKNDFKNISISEENKNIKKTNDLEQDMFQFDIQKNNNLDKLIHQIGNISNQNPRTIALIIREWMSDKI; encoded by the coding sequence ATGAATTTTAGCACTATAGAAGATTCGTTTTTAAAAAAGAAAAACAAATTTAGTAATTTTGCATCTCGATTTTTAAAAAATTCTCGTATTTTAATTATTTTATTAACAGCTACCGTAATTACTGCTGTCTCTGTTTCAATATGGATTAAATCTCCTGATTATGAAGTTTTATATAATAATTTGTCTAATGAAGATAGTGGAGCTATTATTAATGAGTTAAATAAAATTCAAATGCCTTATCAGTTTACTGATATTGCAGGTCAAATATCTGTTCCTAAAAATAAAATTTATGAAGCTCGTTTGCATCTGGCAGAAAATAATCTTCCTAAAAATAGAGGAGTAGGTTTTGAATTATTAGATCAATCAAAATTTGGGATTAGTCAATTTCATGAAAAAATAAATTATCAACGAGCTTTAGAAGGAGAATTAGCTAGAACTATACAAAGAATTCAAGTTATAAAAAATGCTAGAATACATATAACTTTTCCTGAATCATCATTATTTTTACAAAATAAAAAATCATCATCTGCTTCAGTTATTGTCGAACTTCAAATAGGGTATAAATTAAATGCAGGACAAATTAATGCTATATTACATTTGATATCTAATAGTGTATCTAATTTACCAATAAAAAATATTACTATAGTAGATCAATTAGGTACATTGTTAAATCAAAGTTCTTTTGAATATGATCAAGAAAATAATATAAAATTGAAATATACTAAAGATATTGAAAACCGTTATATAAATAGAATAAAAAATATTTTAGAACCATTAGTCGGAAAAGGTAATGTTTACGCTGAAGTTACAGCGCAAATTGATTTTAATGCACAAGAAAAAACACAAGAACAATATTCACCAAATACTAATCATAAAAATCAAGCTATAAGATCTCATCAAACAAGTGTGCATGATCAGACAAAAAAAGTCGATGTACCTAATGCTTTTTCTAATTCTAATAATAATTTAGGTTTTAATCAGGAGACACATAATAAAAAAGAATTAAATTCTAAAAGTAATAATGTTAAAAATGAACATACACCTGTTGATAAAACAGTGACTCGAGATAATACAATAAATTATGAATTAAATCATAGTATTTTACATACTAAAATGAATATTGGAGAGATAAAAAGATTATCAGCAGCAGTAATTGTTAATTTTATTAAAGATGAAAATGGTAAAACAATACCTTTTACGCCAGAAAAAATAAAAAATTTTGAAAAATTAACTCGTGAAGTAATAGGATATTCTGCATTGAGAGGAGATAGTATTCAAATTGTGAATGCATCATTTTTTAAGCATAAAAATAAATTTCCAGTACAAGTAAATCATGTTCAAAAAGTTGAATCCACAGATCATTTTTTTGTTTTTGCACCATGGATTTTTTCATTTTTATTTTTAATATTTTTATTAAAAAAATATATTTTCCCTGATTCTAAAAAAAATGATTTTAAAAACATAAGCATTTCTGAAGAAAACAAAAATATAAAAAAAACTAATGATTTAGAACAAGATATGTTTCAATTTGATATACAAAAAAATAATAACTTAGACAAGTTAATTCATCAGATTGGTAATATATCTAATCAAAATCCACGTACTATCGCATTAATTATTCGTGAATGGATGAGTGATAAAATATGA